In Streptomyces sp. NBC_01551, one DNA window encodes the following:
- a CDS encoding DUF3152 domain-containing protein, translating to MPPARPGQDARDGGHPQLREPGGAWGAVPAPSPASASGAVYGDWRGVPRARSAGSAAGFPQATLAPPEFPDLEPAAVPAAAPGRALDPDPGPVTSTGSHRRVPGPRKPADPVAPSAPVEEQRPPGTSRGTKVRTYTGMAAAAVTTVLAVVVAGQVVTGGKDKATAISAGDDGRDRAAPGQSAASRGDGRSTPDAAAPAPVPAAPELTFEQKMAQQLPIDAKLKGPGTFDTVPGLAKAPGKGRLVRYRVDVEQGLGLDPQLFAEAVQRTLNDDRSWAHKGAMTFERVSSGKADFVITLASPGTTGVWCAKSDLDTVAENVSCDSASTERVMINAFRWAQGSTTYGAGEMFAYRQMLINHEVGHRLGHGHVNCQTPGALAPIMQQQTKSLDIGGIRCKANPWVFPGS from the coding sequence GTGCCTCCCGCCAGGCCCGGGCAGGACGCGCGGGACGGCGGGCACCCGCAGCTGCGCGAGCCCGGCGGTGCCTGGGGGGCCGTTCCCGCGCCTTCGCCCGCCTCCGCTTCCGGCGCCGTCTACGGGGACTGGCGCGGGGTGCCGCGCGCCCGGAGCGCCGGCTCGGCCGCCGGGTTCCCGCAGGCCACGCTAGCGCCGCCGGAGTTCCCCGACCTGGAACCCGCCGCCGTCCCCGCCGCCGCCCCCGGCCGTGCCCTCGACCCCGATCCCGGCCCGGTCACCTCCACCGGGTCGCACCGGCGGGTGCCCGGCCCCCGCAAACCGGCCGATCCGGTCGCTCCGTCCGCCCCCGTCGAGGAGCAGCGGCCGCCCGGCACCTCCCGGGGCACGAAGGTCCGTACGTACACGGGGATGGCCGCCGCGGCCGTCACCACCGTCCTCGCCGTCGTCGTCGCCGGGCAGGTGGTCACCGGCGGCAAGGACAAGGCCACCGCCATCAGCGCCGGGGACGACGGCCGCGACCGCGCGGCCCCCGGCCAGTCCGCCGCCTCCCGGGGCGACGGCCGTTCCACGCCCGACGCGGCGGCCCCGGCCCCGGTGCCGGCCGCGCCGGAGCTGACGTTCGAGCAGAAGATGGCCCAGCAGCTCCCGATCGACGCGAAGCTGAAGGGCCCCGGGACCTTCGACACCGTGCCCGGCCTGGCCAAGGCGCCCGGCAAGGGCCGGCTGGTGCGCTACCGGGTGGACGTCGAGCAGGGCCTGGGGCTGGACCCGCAGCTGTTCGCCGAGGCCGTGCAGCGCACGCTCAACGACGACCGCAGCTGGGCGCACAAGGGCGCGATGACCTTCGAGCGGGTGTCGTCCGGCAAGGCAGACTTCGTGATCACGCTGGCCAGCCCGGGGACCACCGGCGTCTGGTGCGCCAAGTCCGACCTGGACACCGTCGCCGAAAACGTCTCCTGTGACTCCGCGTCCACCGAGCGCGTCATGATCAACGCGTTCCGCTGGGCGCAGGGCTCCACGACGTACGGCGCGGGCGAGATGTTCGCGTACCGGCAGATGCTCATCAACCACGAGGTCGGCCACCGGCTCGGACACGGGCACGTGAACTGCCAGACGCCGGGCGCGCTCGCCCCGATCATGCAGCAGCAGACGAAGTCGCTGGACATCGGCGGAATTCGCTGCAAGGCCAACCCGTGGGTGTTTCCGGGGAGTTGA
- a CDS encoding Ms4533A family Cys-rich leader peptide: protein MSHHHATFASAAIERALLGVTAHSVSDVLCR, encoded by the coding sequence ATGTCGCACCACCACGCCACTTTCGCGAGCGCCGCCATTGAGCGGGCGCTGCTTGGTGTGACCGCGCACAGCGTGTCCGACGTTCTCTGTCGCTGA